Proteins encoded in a region of the Neodiprion virginianus isolate iyNeoVirg1 chromosome 2, iyNeoVirg1.1, whole genome shotgun sequence genome:
- the LOC124298944 gene encoding trinucleotide repeat-containing gene 6B protein isoform X7: MFPHNSSSHEISTETNAFVQNSKGDVVLLMASCPSGVEEGRRPDSVRSCDIKSANNSTMARPTSHPVATTTTNDFITVLPRQSGELGSAAEGKACQSVASAITKNPANHLLIYDNNKINNHNNAEHNHHKYRKQNKPGSPGQLGSSADNSKSISKLLSDNKDSFSDLSIRVLQLSLKLKVTRGEVRQSAGEPSLVRIPKSDCPPWLSHESSVVENYSLLGSRLDKGENNNLKANLRFISNNNYSKSVILLSSTRDGDYYLLSESGGVREDTALENFRLKNNSSSRWESVKLLAVKYSPVTKHDGACRKLTQNDLQNVKLVILYSDGRLFYEDHRLQDSQNDLDVLDIWFNRPNFVTKLLKLHFDNTATLELLSLAQAQNFATCSSNSLIVSTNESTSLLRSLTDENLTKVEPSRHATVNELMQRICVPLMIECKVYVNGSNNNNIVIGEEMNINNNNPDVIEDIVNVAVCYKTSCTMTTNYRLGFQNDGISYTQATMFTVGALSFQDNNKSNKPLHASFKDDNYQVSAKIDDKFNFNLKSVSKSTLSVRFSDKSETSHATRLNKSDEKMHVLSAVNIPTLTTCEPTMTLKCQPATVASQTNTVPASQVEKHSKVDDKTVLLKSSYLKYDHESTTSNRNSSNHDQNANDFVSLNEESYENDIGFSNTLKNDEHDNDNEDYDDDDDDDNDDDITPKNILQSEKYYQMTSFHDGCAARNDDNCNDNGKRLNTNRPTSNIQKTIELFAIVRDLLSRYQKVYKSDLAQSEIICKQLQKALQSLFNRPYSCNKMYQSSLEYKKRWGIPIISGLAGGGESSLNTGTATSWGSAPPAAPNNNNNNAAQSGWGGTPGNPPVGTGPPNNWGGNNVNRPVTANPNQNQNQGPSGQNIPGEGNVNKVTNPNQSQNPQSGPTTSQSTNATSGNQNNGQWPQGKSSNPGGSGQSQSSQNNNNPSQQSTQPGSSANNNPTNSATSSTVNNATTAVANNPSSKQQLEQLNTMREALFSQDGWGSQHVNQDTSWEVPTSPEPSMTKDGVPMWKPPVNNGTELWEANLRNGGQPPPQQQAKTPWGHTPSTNIGGTWGEDDDAADSSNMWSGAPTPNPPSTAQWPGAAANQSSGMSGGGTSWGDPRMDPRDPRDLRTVDPREMRDPRDHRISLDPRDHMRVMDPMSRDPRMPDMRGDPRGISGRLNGASADAMWGQPPGPQHHQMSHQHPTGPPAKMVNPSGINQWVAPPPKEMMPGKPSGWEEPSPPTQRRNVPNYDDGTSLWGNPAPNPRPMPGGKVSHWKELPTPNMGRGGMPCPPGMPQNRMPGQPGMKPDVSGPMWGHPTGPGGSGGGGGAGAGGSGTGGGGGAGRNGSWGDGPHDTASWEDQKTPSAWNEPPINPPASWGGPTSHKPKPMGPTGGWGDTEMDPTTSWAHPPKQMLTKEVIWNSREFRYLCDLGYKVRISATPKEDVETALRNREMNRDEAHELLIQVRPQDHWRRQDSHAGYDPASQSAAAAGYPPRFNHVAQQISFPPTSRTPQNQPSTQQLRMLVQQIQLAVQEGYLNHQILNQPLAPQTLILLNQLLQQIKVLQQLHQQHSVQLTLKGNSQTGLQISVQITKTKQQIANLQNQIAVQQATYMKQQQQQQHPATPSQASDYYKTSVHDPMSALQNTFSDLTMNKEPQVSQQQSRLNQWKLPSLDKEGDLGTNEFSRAPGTTSKPPTTPGGLTQSHSSPNMNPLLGQGDGTWSSRLGDSGWPDAGTSDSTDGKDWQPGGAAFTDLVPEFEPGKPWKGNQMKSIEDDPSITPGSVVRSPLSLAAIKDPDAIFSSTTKTSPPPSANADTSIPSLSNSTWSFNPPATTPSVFASSKNTWGESAPPPTAVTSELWGAPMSKARGPPPGLGSKGGASASNGWVGLAGVNRSSSSWGLQSGTVGNAAWVSTWLLLKNLTPQIDGSTLKTLCMQHGPVQDFRLYLNHGIALAKYSSRDEAIKAQGALNNCVLGNTTIFAESPADSEVHTLLQHLGHGGQQQTAGTAGSGWGLRTTSKAGPPPDTWGGSSSQLWGAPPGGNSLWSNAGIDSGDQQRATPSSLNSYLPGDLLGDEYPSSKTSQISQFSQDLRSRYAEEHLIYELLESLKMPVQ, from the exons ATGTTTCCACACAATTCTAGTTCACATGAGATTTCTACTGAAACAAATGCCTTCGTACAAAATTCCAAG GGGGATGTAGTATTATTAATGGCAAGTTGTCCGAGTGGGGTGGAGGAAGGGAGAAGACCAGATAGCGTTAGGTCCTGTGATATCAAATCCGCAAACAACAGTACTATGGCACGACCTACCAGCCACCCCGtcgccaccaccaccaccaatGACTTCATAACCGTCCTGCCACGCCAATCTG GTGAGCTTGGCTCAGCGGCTGAAGGCAAGGCCTGCCAGTCAGTGGCGTCAGCAATCACAAAAAATCCAGCAAATCACCTTCTAATctacgataataataaaataaataaccacAACAATGCAGAACATAATCATCACAAATACAGAAAGCAAAACAAACCGGGTTCGCCTGGGCAGCTGGGAAGCTCCGCCGATAACTCTAAGTCTATTTCTAAGCTCTTAAGTGATAATAAGGATAGCTTTAGTGATCTAAGCATTAGGGTACTACAACTAAGTCTAAAGTTAAAGGTGACAAGGGGCGAAGTACGTCAATCTGCGGGGGAGCCTAGCCTAGTTAGGATACCCAAGTCTGATTGCCCCCCGTGGCTGTCGCACGAATCGTCCGTTGTCGAGAATTACTCCTTACTAGGGTCCCGCCTTGATAAGGGCGAAAACAATAACCTTAAGGCTAATCTTAGGTTcataagtaataataattactccAAATCTGTGATATTGCTCAGCTCAACCCGCGACGGAGATTACTATCTGCTCTCCGAAAGCGGCGGTGTCAGAGAAGACACAgctctcgaaaattttcgattgaaaaataattcttcaagCCGATGGGAAAGTGTGAAATTACTAGCTGTTAAGTACTCTCCTGTTACCAAGCATGATGGAGCGTGCAGAAAATTGACCCAAAATGATCTTCAAAATGTTAAACTTGTGATCTTATACTCAGATGGCCGTCTGTTTTACGAAGATCATCGTCTCCAGGATTCTCAAAATGATCTTGACGTTCTAGATATTTGGTTCAATCGACCAAACTTTGTCACAAAACTCTTAAAACTGCATTTTGACAATACCGCTACATTAGAGTTGTTGTCCCTCGCACAAGCTCAGAATTTCGCCACCTGTTCTTCCAATTCGCTTATCGTTTCGACAAACGAATCCACCTCTCTGCTGCGATCTTTGACCGATGAAAACCTTACGAAAGTTGAACCTTCTCGACACGCTACTGTGAACGAGCTGATGCAACGCATATGTGTTCCATTAATGATAGAATGTAAGGTTTATGTTAAcggtagtaataataacaatattgttattggagaagaaatgaatattaataacaataatccaGATGTTATCGAAGACATTGTTAACGTCGCTGTGTGCTACAAGACTAGTTGTACTATGACTACTAATTATAGGCTAGGGTTTCAAAATGATGGTATTAGCTATACCCAAGCAACAATGTTTACTGTTGGTGCTCTTTCATTTCAGGATAACAATAAGTCTAACAAGCCTCTACACGCTAGCTTTAAGGATGATAATTATCAAGTGTCTGCTAAGATCGACGATAAGTTTAACTTTAACCTTAAGTCTGTATCTAAGTCTACGCTAAGTGTTAGGTTTAGTGATAAGTCTGAAACGTCTCACGCTACTCGACTAAACAAATCTGACGAAAAAATGCACGTTCTGTCGGCTGTTAACATTCCTACACTGACTACCTGCGAGCCTACGATGACGCTTAAATGCCAACCAGCCACCGTCGCATCCCAAACTAACACTGTACCTGCCTCTCAAGTGGAGAAACACTCAAAAGTTGATGATAAAACTGTACTGTTGAAATCAAGTTACCTTAAATATGACCACGAATCAACTACAAGTAATAGAAATTCATCAAACCATGACCAAAATGCTAATGACTTCGTCTCCCTTAACGAGGAATCTTACGAAAACGACATTGGTTTTTCAAACACATTGAAGAACGATGAACATGATAACGATAATGAAGATtatgatgatgacgatgatgatgacaACGACGACGATATCACACCCAAGAATATCTTacaatctgaaaaatattaccaGATGACATCATTCCACGATGGCTGTGCTGCCCGTAACGATGACAATTGCAACGATAATGGCAAACGGTTAAACACCAACAGACCGACCTCAAATATCCAAAAAACGATAGAGTTGTTTGCAATAGTGCGTGACCTGCTCTCTAGGTATCAAAAAGTTTACAAAAGCGACTTAGCGCAAAGTGAAATTATCTGTAAACAACTACAAAAAGCGCTGCAAAGTTTATTCAATCGTCCATATTCTTGCAACAAAATGTATCAATCTTCACTGGAATACAAAAAAAGGTGGGGAATACCGATAATCTCTGGTCTGGCCGGGGGTGGAGAAAGTTCACTAAACACCGGAACTGCCACCAGCTGGGGATCAGCACCACCTGCGGCGcctaacaacaacaacaacaacgccGCCCAATCCGGTTGGGGTGGAACACCAGGAAATCCACCCGTAGGCACTGGACCACCAAACAACTGGGGTGGTAATAACGTGAATCGACCAGTCACCGCAAATCCCAATCAGAATCAGAATCAAGGACCCAGTGGCCAGAACATCCCAGGTGAGG GTAATGTGAACAAAGTAACCAATCCGAACCAATCTCAAAATCCGCAATCTGGACCAACAACATCTCAGTCAACTAACGCAACGTCAGGGAATCAGAATAACGGACAGTGGCCTCAGGGAAAATCCAGCAATCCTGGTGGATCTGGCCAGAGTCAATCTTCTCAGAATAACAACAACCCGTCTCAACAATCCACGCAGCCAGGAAGTAGCGCTAATAACAATCCGACTAATAGTGCAACATCTTCGACTGTAAACAACGCGACAACAGCTGTTGCCAACAATCCTTCATCAAAGCAACAACTAGAACAATTGAACACCATGCGAGAAGCCTTATTCAGTCAAGACGGCTGGGGTTCT CAACATGTGAACCAAGATACGAGCTGGGAAGTTCCAACATCCCCGGAACCAAGTATGACCAAAGATGGCGTTCCCATGTGGAAACCACCTGTAAACAATGGTACAGAGTTGTGGGAAGCTAACTTACGAAACGGAGGCCAACCTCCTCCTCAACAGCAAGCCAAAACACCATGGGGACACACTCCTTCGACAAATATTGGCGGTACTTGGGGCGAGGATGACGATGCTGCTGATTCTTCAAACATGTGGTCTGGAGCGCCGACTCCTAATCCGCCCAGTACAGCTCAGTGGCCTGGAGCTGCTGCCAACCAGTCCAGCGGGATGTCCGGCGGTG GGACCAGTTGGGGCGATCCAAGAATGGATCCCAGGGATCCTCGAGACTTGAGAACTGTAGATCCGAGAGAAATGCGTGATCCGCGAGATCATAGAATATCCTTGGATCCAAGAGATCATATGAGAGTAATGGACCCCATGAGCCGTGACCCACGAATGCCCGATATGCGTGGCGATCCGCGCGGTATTTCTGGCCGTCTGAACGGCGCAAGTGCCGATGCTATGTGGGGACAACCACCAGGACCACAGCACCACCAAATGAGTCATCAACACCCGACGGGACCTCCTGCAAAGATGGTAAATCCATCCGGTATAAACCAGTGGGTAGCGCCACCGCCCAAAGAAATGATGCCAGGAAAGCCGTCTGGATGGGAAGAGCCTTCGCCGCCTACTCAGCGTAggaatgttccaaattacgaCGACGGTACTAGCCTCTGGGGTAATCCAGCTCCAAACCCACGTCCGATGCCAGGTGGCAAAGTTTCCCACTGGAAGGAGCTACCGACACCCAATATGGGCCGTGGAG GAATGCCCTGCCCACCTGGTATGCCGCAAAACCGAATGCCTGGACAGCCAGGCATGAAGCCAGATGTCAGTGGCCCGATGTGGGGTCATCCAACCGGCCCTGGTGGAAGTGGCGGTGGAGGAGGTGCCGGAGCTGGTGGCAGCGGTACAGGCGGCGGTGGAGGTGCTGGCCGCAACGGATCCTGGGGAGATGGACCTCACGACACTGCTAGTTGGGAAGATCAAAAAACACCTTCTGCTTGGAACGAGCCCCCGATAAATCCTCCTGCTTCATGGGGAGGCCCGACAAGTCATAAACCAAAACCTATGGGACCGACCGGAGGATGGGGGGACACAGAAATGGACCCGACTACCAGCTGGGCTCATCCACCGAAACAAATGCTCACCAAAGAAGTTATTTGGAATAGCAGAGAGTTCAGATATCTCTGTGATCTTGGGTACAAGGTACGAATATCTGCTACGCCG AAGGAAGACGTGGAAACTGCTTTAAGAAACCGCGAAATGAACAGAGACGAAGCACATGAACTTCTCATTCAAGTACGTCCTCAGGATCATTGGCGTCGTCAGGACAGTCACGCTGGATATGATCCTGCTAGTCAATCTGCTGCAGCTGCCGGATATCCGCCAAGGTTTAATCACGTTGCCCAACAGATATCTTTCCCGCCG ACGTCAAGAACGCCACAAAATCAGCCCTCTACCCAACAACTCCGAATGCTCGTACAACAAATTCAATTGGCTGTTCAGGAAGGCTATTTGAATCATCAGATATTGAACCAGCCGTTGGCTCCTCAGACCTTGATCCTACTTAACCAGCTGTTGCAGCAAATCAAAGTGCTTCAACAATTGCATCAGCAACATTCAGTGCAGTTAACGCTGAAAGGAAACAGTCAAACGGGACTGCAGATTAGCGTACAAATAACTAAGACTAAACAACAGATCGCCAATCTGCAAAATCAAATTGCAGTTCAACAAGCAACGTACATgaaacaacaacagcagcaacaacatcCAGCAACGCCATCTCAAGCATCTGATTATTATAAAACATCTGTACATGATCCTATGTCTGCGTTGCAAAATACCTTCAGTGACTTGACCATGAACAAGGAGCCTCAAGTA AGCCAACAACAGTCTCGTTTGAATCAGTGGAAGCTACCATCCCTGGACAAAGAAGGCGATCTTGGTACTAATGAATTTTCACGAGCTCCCGGTACTACAAGCAAACCGCCGACTACACCAGGTGGTCTCACTCAATCACACAGCAGCCCTAACATGAATCCTTTACTAGGACAAGGAGACGGGACCTGGTCTTCCAGACTTGGTGACAGCGGATGGCCAGACGCTGGTACCAGTGATTCTACAGATGGGAAAGACTGGCAACCCGGTGGTGCTGCTTTCACCGATCTGGTACCAGAGTTTGAACCTGGCAAGCCATGGAAG GGGAATCAGATGAAGAGCATTGAGGATGATCCAAGTATTACTCCCGGATCAGTGGTACGCTCGCCTTTGTCGCTTGCTGCCATTAAAGATCCCGACGCAATATTTTCATCGACCACCAAAACCTCGCCGCCACCTTCAGCCAACGCGGACACGTCGATCCCCAGTCTGAGTAACTCGACTTGGAGTTTCAACCCGCCAGCAACGACACCCAGCGTTTTTGCCAG TTCTAAGAATACCTGGGGTGAATCTGCTCCACCGCCTACCGCTGTTACTTCTGAGTTATGGGGCGCTCCGATGAGCAAAGCTCGAGGACCTCCTCCTGGCTTAGGAAGCAAGGGCGGTGCAAGTGCCAGTAATGGTTGGGTTGGTTTGGCCGGAGTTAATCGATCGTCCAGTTCATGGGGTCTTCAATCCGGTACCGTTGGTAACGCTGCCTGGGTCTCAACTTGGCTTTTGCTGAAAAACCTGACGCCACAAATCGATGGATCTACGCTGAAGACATTGTGCATGCAGCATGGGCCTGTACAAGACTTCAGACTGTATTTGAACCACGGAATTGCTTTGGCTAAATATTCGTCGAGAGATGAAGCTATCAAG GCACAAGGAGCACTGAACAACTGCGTTCTTGGCAACACGACAATATTTGCCGAATCTCCTGCTGACAGTGAGGTTCACACACTGTTGCAACATCTCGGCCACGGCGGTCAGCAACAAACCGCTGGAACGGCGGGTTCTGGATGGGGTCTCAGAACTACCAGCAAAGCCGGTCCTCCCCCAGACACGTGGGGCGGTAGCTCAAGTCAGCTTTGGGGAGCCCCACCCGGTGGTAATTCATTATGGAGTAACGCAGGCATCGATAGCGGCGATCAACAAAGAGCTACGCCAAGCTCGTTGAATTCTTACCTGCCCGGAGATCTTTTGGGAG